The following are encoded together in the Bradysia coprophila strain Holo2 unplaced genomic scaffold, BU_Bcop_v1 contig_94, whole genome shotgun sequence genome:
- the LOC119084830 gene encoding uncharacterized protein LOC119084830, which translates to MSEPSSSKDTPKPGILRLDIHKDKPRRSSGGSVEFRNQPELQREQQEPSISSTSSQNSGVKWAILENLNEIASLTDDQFEEVQARLKTLVSPQRKPSHNPNEKKERKSRQTPKTLLPIYMEPLSPLQIPDSDNLNSEDEDYSVSVSAVIQRRASTKGRRFSGFLSPRRTSSQMSHIIIPGDRRRSSVFTTSSGDTAISFGDGTHQESTKEQIFENIRLHKEVLQSVKLQPWSMRRKLRLVRQAKEYVARHEGALHERFAMSRSTKDLWARFKIWLAAKFLHWKREIENLSTVLIPWELRIKEIESHFGSVVASYFTFLRWLFWVNIVIAVVLTAFVVMPEFLASQWSNNKDDPRKNMLTLEKANATKFTSIWDFEGFLKYSPLFYGYYSDFSDTVHWHYDLPLAYFLTGLLVYIYSFWATLRKMAENSRTSKLSSKDDECVFSWKLFTGWDFMIGHAETAHNRIASVVLGFKEALLEEAEKKKDKRNWKVIVLRIIVNLVVINLLGVSAYAVVKVVSRSTGELPNDSYWRRNEITLVITSITFFFPMFFEVLGLLERYHPRRQLRMQLARIMVLNLLNLYALIFALFDKIEKMSVTSEDLKVNITRLRDEAYLATLHSLSDGGSKHLLSHSDGYLPFTTDLYPTPTNMPVTEETTAYFDTTTPMCRNVSVRCDTSTAPNQTMMIAAIASILLSSTMRPEYMSNPTTAFDVTDQYGSSTEAYDYSTEYSTGNSTDYPTTAFDGNATRRFKRETDDDDYEYYDNAIADLYAEIQEGTYSSTSLNGNESDIFATISTILDNIRSTSSTDDNMADYERFVSEKVTEYYESTATEETCFAIVCDTTLSPSSDESTSPSSDASSSPSSDASTSPSSDAFSITDTTSERYEQSETKKDMYEPTVIEPDGSSKNSTNNSTKPKESLIKFVSRMDEAEQLPLRKLCWETMFGQELVKLTVMDLVATVGSIIFVDFFRALFVRFFNKCWFWDLEKRFPKYGDFKIAENILHLVNNQGQVWMGMFFSPGLAILNLVKLVIIMYLRSWTVLTCNVPHEVVFRASRSNNFYLALLLTMLFLCVLPVGYAIVWLRPSWHCGPFSNYDEIYLIFTDTLKKVLSKDVHEPLKYISSPSTVIPLLLLLILIIYYLVSVTNALREANQDLRLQLQRERTEGRKKMLKIGQAKTDDTGNGGAMDRWRKVLEASSPLTPSGTGAPIDQDEVKIQARKELLARIMRKALRKSSVSEDDSIPLHPQDDETDTEQHDSLPHDYDTHHSSRKKSSGKKSRQNSIDEKKPATATRQRKSSTSRLKDIVQVAAAKKDLANEHPSGRYKIDKVINTQPRSEQPKPPQYRMEPDTDQQVVSERRRSLLRRQGNLVSNRADIPTIPSESSQEKQNISYEIINERNQEVELRAKSQSQRSKLEPEIFRFDRDDIYRNDDISDDDNTSYKEIEFPKVGTSSHESKSQSSNEICWNQNVPDDIMLGIDDSEAKHSASGSSTPEYATVVKRKPAKLENISAHKGEPTKPIAIDSKSTTEKPKRRFNSFLALVREAVSTKKQENLHDSADTSVDIQDYDELVTEESESLNSRKGSRKIYRFDAKNKRNDSSSSLWSDNIPVITISKTESDECILEGNSNESLHKAKKNGKPEEGSVQPK; encoded by the exons ATGAGTGAGCCTAGTTCGTCTAAGGACACACCAAAACCGGGAATATTACGTTTGGATATTCACAAGGATAAACCTAGACGTTCATCGGGGGGTTCTGTCGAATTTCGAAATCAACCCGAATTACAGCGAGAG caacagGAGCCGTCTATTTCATCTACCTCATCACAAAATTCTGGCGTAAAATGGGCTattctcgaaaatttgaatgaaatcgcAAGTTTAACAGACGATCAATTCGAAGAGGTTCAAGCACGCTTAAAAACTCTAGTCAGTCCTCAACGTAAACCGTCCCATAACCCCAATGAAAAGAAGGAAAGAAA GAGCCGTCAGACACCTAAAACTCTTCTGCCGATATATATGGAACCGCTGAGCCCATTACAAATTCCAGATTCTG ACAATTTAAATTCTGAAGACGAAGACTATTCAGTTTCTGTATCTGCTGTAATACAACGTCGAGCTAGCACTAAGGGCCGTAGATTCAGTGGATTCCTAAGCCCAAGAAGAACATCCAGCCAAATGAGTCATATCATAATACCCGGTGATCGACGTCGTTCCAGCGTCTTTACAACCAGTTCTGGAGA TACGGCAATATCATTCGGTGATGGAACCCACCAGGAATCAACGAAAGAacaaatctttgaaaatattcgctTGCACAAAGAAGTGCTGCAATCTGTCAAATTACAGCCATGGAGCATGCGCAGAAAATTACGTTTAGTTCGACAAGCTAAAGAATACGTTGCCAGGCATGAGGGAGCTTTACATGAACGATTTGCAATGTCGCGTAGTACGAAAGATTTGTGGGCCCGATTCAAAATTTGGTTGGCAGCT AAATTTCTGCACTGGAAGAGAGAAATCGAAAATCTATCAACGGTACTAATTCCATGGGAACTGCGCATCAAAGAAATCGAATCTCATTTTGGGTCCGTGGTTGCCTCGTATTTCACGTTTCTTCGATGGCTTTTCTGGGTGAACATTGTGATAGCCGTTGTTTTAACAGCTTTCGTTGTTATGCCTGAA TTTTTGGCGTCCCAATGGTCGAACAATAAGGACGATCCCCGGAAAAACATGTTAACCTTAGAGAAGGCAAATGCCACCAAGTTTACATCGATATGGGACTTTGAAGGTTTCTTAAAATATTCGCCACTGTTTTATGG CTACTACTCTGACTTCTCGGATACTGTCCATTGGCACTATGATTTACCGTTAGCGTATTTCTTGACTGGTCTCTTGGTGTACATTTACAGTTTCTGGGCCACGCTGAGAAA AATGGCAGAGAATTCTAGAACGTCCAAACTTTCATCTAAAGATGATGAGTGCgttttttcttggaaattATTCACAGGCTGGGACTTTATGATAG gCCATGCCGAAACTGCTCATAATCGTATAGCATCGGTTGTGTTAGGGTTCAAAGAGGCTCTACTGGAGGAAGCTGAAAAGAAAAAGGACAAGAGAAA TTGGAAAGTCATAGTTTTACGTATAATCGTCAATTTGGTGGTGATAAATTTACTCGGAGTGTCGGCCTACGCAGTCGTAAAAGTAGTCAGTcg ATCTACAGGAGAATTACCGAACGATTCGTATTGGCGCCGCAATGAAATCACGCTTGTCATAACTTCAATAACGTTCTTCTTTCCAATGTTCTTCGAAGTGCTCGGACTCCTCGAACGATACCACCCACGGCGTCAGCTGAGAATGCAATTGGCCCGAATTATGGTGTTGAACTTGCTGAACTTATACGCCCTTATCTTTGCACTGTtcgataaaatcgaaaaaatgagcGTTACATCGGAAGACCTTAAAGTGAATATAACGAGACTCCGGGACGAAGCCTATTTAGCCACTCTCCATTCACTCTCGGACGGTGGATCAAAACATCTGTTAAGCCATAGCGACGGCTACTTACCGTTCACAACTGATTTGTACCCCACACCTACAAATATGCCGGTCACTGAAGAAACAACAGCCTATTTCGATACTACAACGCCCATGTGTCGTAACGTTTCTGTGCGTTGCGATACATCGACTGCACCCAATCAGACCATGATGATAGCTGCGATCGCATCGATTCTGCTGTCTTCAACAATGCGACCGGAGTACATGTCGAATCCTACGACTGCATTCGATGTGACCGACCAATACGGAAGCAGTACGGAAGCGTATGACTATTCTACTGAATATTCTACTGGCAATTCAACTGACTATCCCACCACGGCGTTTGATGGGAATGCAACACGTCGATTCAAACGGGAAACTGATGATGATGACTATGAGTATTACGACAATGCAATCGCCGATCTCTACGCGGAAATTCAAGAAGGAACGTATTCTTCGACCAGTTTGAATGGAAATGAGAGCGATATTTTTGCGACAATATCAACAATTCTTGATAACATTAGATCGACCTCTTCGACTGATGACAACATGGCTGATTATGAGC GATTTGTGAGCGAAAAGGTAACGGAATACTATGAGTCTACTGCAACCGAGGAGACCTGCTTCGCAATAGTTTGCGACACGACATTATCGCCCAGTTCTGATGAATCAACATCGCCTAGTTCTGATGCATCATCATCGCCCAGTTCTGATGCATCAACATCGCCTAGTTCTGATGCATTTTCGATTACAGACACAACATCTGAACGATATGAACAGTCTGAGACTAAAAAGGACATGTATGAACCGACGGTCATCGAACCCGATGGTTCTAGCAAAAACTCGACTAACAATAGCACAAAGCCCAAAGAAAGTCTGATCAAGTTTGTAAGCAGAATGGATGAGGCCGAGCAGTTGCCGTTACGTAAATTGTGTTGGGAGACAATGTTCGGTCAGGAATTGGTGAAGTTGACTGTAATGGACCTG GTAGCGACGGTTGGATCCATAATATTCGTGGATTTCTTTAGAGCCCTGTTTGTCAGATTTTTTAACAAGTGTTGGTTCTGGGACTTAGAAAAACGGTTTCcgaag TACGGGGACTTCAAAATAGCCGAGAACATTTTGCACCTGGTCAACAACCAAGGTCAAGTTTGGATGGGAATGTTTTTCTCACCAGGTCTGGCGATCCTGAATCTCGTAAAATTAGTGATTATAATGTACCTACGGTCGTGGACAGTTCTGACATGCAACGTACCACACGAAGTCGTGTTCCGTGCCTCAAGATcaaataacttttatttagcGCTGCTGTTGACGATGCTATTCCTTTGCGTTTTGCCAGTCGGTTACGCCATTGTTTGGCTGCGCCCGTCGTGGCACTGCGGaccattttcaaattatgacgaaatttatttaattttcacgGATACATTGAAAAAAGTCTTGTCAAA AGATGTGCATGAACCGTTGAAGTATATATCATCGCCTAGCACTGTGATACCCTTACTTCTACTACTGATTTTGATCATTTACTATCTGGTATCGGTAACGAATGCTCTACGAGAAGCTAATCAGGACCTTAGGCTGCAGTTACAAAGGGAACGCACTGAAGGTCGTAAGAAAATGCTAAAAATTGGTCAAGCCAAAACTGATGATACTGGAAATGGTGGAGCTATGGATCGATGGCGTAAAGTATTGGAAGCTTCGTCACCATTGACGCCATCTGGAACGGGAGCACCGATTGATCAGGACGAAGTGAAGATACAAGCAAGAAAGG AACTCTTGGCTCGTATAATGCGAAAAGCCCTTCGGAAGTCTTCGGTTTCGGAAGACGACAGCATTCCACTTCATCCGCAAGATGACGAAACTGACACGGAGCAACACGACTCATTGCCCCATGACTATGACACCCATCATTCGTCTCGTAAAAAATCATCGGGCAAAAAGAGTCGACAGAATTCTATCGACGAAAAGAAGCCAGCGACGGCAACGCGCCAAAGGAAATCGTCTACGTCTCGCTTGAAAGACATTGTGCAGGTTGCTGCAGCTAAAAAGGATTTAGCAAACGAACATCCGAGTGGCCGGTACAAAATTGACAAAGTTATCAATACGCAACCGAGGAGTGAACAACCGAAACCACCTCAATATCGAATGGAACCCGATACCGATCAACAAGTCGTATCAGAACGTCGACGAAGTCTACTTCGACGTCAAGGTAACCTAGTTTCGAATCGGGCCGACATACCCACAATCCCATCGGAATCATCGCAGGAGAAGCAGAACATCAGCTATGAAATCATCAACGAACGGAACCAAGAAGTGGAACTACGCGCAAAAAGTCAAAGTCAAAGGTCGAAATTGGAAccggaaatttttcgatttgatCGCGATGACATTTACCGGAACGATGATATCAGTGACGATGACAACACCAGCTACAAAGAGATTGAATTTCCCAAAGTGGGAACGTCGTCCCATGAATCGAAAAGCCAAAGTTCCAACGAAATCTGTTGGAATCAAAATGTGCCGGACGACATTATGCTGGGCATCGACGACTCAGAAGCGAAACACTCAGCTTCCGGTTCGTCGACGCCCGAGTATGCAACAGTTGTGAAGAGGAAGCCggcaaaattggaaaatatttccgCTCACAAGGGGGAGCCCACAAAACCGATTGCGATCGACTCAAAATCGACGACCGAGAAGCCCAAACGGAGATTCAATTCCTTTTTAGCTTTAGTGAGGGAGGCTGTGTCGACgaaaaaacaggaaaatttACACGACTCAGCCGATACAAGTGTGGACATTCAAGACTACGACGAATTGGTGACGGAAGAAAGTGAATCACTGAATTCACGCAAAGGATCGCGAAAAATCTATCGCTTTGATGCAAAAAATAAGCGGAACGACTCAAGCAGCTCGTTGTGGTCGGACAATATACCGGTGATTACGATCAGTAAAACGGAAAGTGACGAATGCATTTTGGAAGGCAATTCCAACGAATCGTTGCACAAGGCAAAGAAAAACGGTAAGCCGGAAGAGGGAAGTGTACAACCAAAGTAG